In the genome of Hyphobacterium sp. CCMP332, one region contains:
- a CDS encoding tetratricopeptide repeat protein, with translation MNKKQWLLIGAAILLLVFLYSLPKIIIDNETDEIAELEEEKSDTLASDENPMDGHSILSDSLYESRVEKFKSAFQLAENNKKKSIFADSLAQAYSKMRDFDNAIKYGKQALELNETSGNRENLANYYYEAMTFSLNMDDAGKMGTQARELMQGLLEEQPRRFDLMNKMAMTYVVSEAPMKGIMMLREVLEKDPDNIDAIFNLGILSIQSGQYDKGIERFVKLTQIDSSNVRAWYYLGLCLKETGKAEEAKQALAKASTLDADPEVQASINALLKEL, from the coding sequence ATGAATAAAAAACAGTGGCTCCTCATCGGAGCCGCGATTCTCTTATTGGTTTTTTTGTATTCACTTCCAAAAATTATCATTGATAACGAAACGGATGAGATTGCAGAACTGGAAGAAGAAAAAAGCGATACATTAGCTTCGGATGAGAATCCCATGGATGGCCATTCCATTCTCTCTGATTCACTCTACGAGTCCAGGGTGGAAAAATTTAAAAGCGCTTTTCAACTTGCTGAAAATAATAAAAAAAAGTCTATCTTTGCGGACTCTTTGGCGCAGGCCTATTCCAAGATGCGTGATTTTGACAATGCCATCAAATATGGAAAGCAGGCTTTGGAGCTAAATGAGACATCCGGAAACAGGGAAAATCTGGCCAATTATTATTACGAAGCCATGACCTTTTCTTTAAATATGGATGATGCCGGCAAAATGGGAACTCAGGCAAGAGAACTCATGCAAGGTTTGCTTGAAGAGCAGCCTCGGCGATTTGATTTAATGAATAAAATGGCCATGACTTACGTGGTATCGGAAGCTCCTATGAAGGGGATTATGATGCTGCGCGAAGTATTGGAAAAAGATCCCGATAATATTGATGCAATATTCAATCTGGGAATTCTTTCCATCCAATCGGGCCAATATGATAAAGGAATCGAAAGATTCGTCAAATTGACTCAAATAGACAGCTCCAATGTAAGGGCCTGGTATTATTTGGGTTTGTGTTTGAAAGAAACAGGAAAAGCAGAAGAGGCCAAACAGGCTTTGGCAAAAGCCTCAACGCTCGATGCTGATCCGGAAGTGCAAGCTTCCATTAATGCATTGTTAAAAGAACTATAA
- a CDS encoding integration host factor subunit beta — MTKADVINEIAEKTGIEKADVQITIEAFFKVMKDSMVDGNNVYVRGFGSFVNKKRAKKVARNISKNTAIIIDEHYIPSFKPSKSFVEQVKKSDKVKRANAK, encoded by the coding sequence GTGACTAAAGCAGATGTAATAAATGAGATAGCCGAGAAGACCGGAATTGAGAAGGCAGATGTGCAAATTACTATTGAGGCTTTCTTTAAGGTCATGAAGGATTCCATGGTTGACGGTAATAATGTTTATGTGAGAGGCTTTGGAAGTTTTGTGAATAAAAAAAGAGCAAAGAAAGTAGCCAGAAACATTTCCAAAAATACAGCCATTATCATTGATGAACACTACATTCCTTCATTCAAGCCTTCAAAATCATTTGTAGAACAAGTGAAAAAAAGCGACAAGGTTAAAAGAGCCAACGCGAAATAA
- the mutY gene encoding A/G-specific adenine glycosylase, which translates to MNKLDFLSKDLQKWYLKNKRELPWRDTKDPYKIWLSEIILQQTQVVQGLPYYLKFVKKYPQIEDLANAPEAQLLRDWQGLGYYSRARNLLHSAQIICNEMEGIFPKRYNEIIKLKGVGKYTAAAIASFAFNESKAVVDGNVIRVIARLFAIKDAVDQMPGMRKIENLADELIDSKRPDLHNQAMMELGAMICTPKNPNCEACPFQNHCEAYDRKIQTELPLKSKKIKTRNRYFYYLVIISKDQILMKKRVEKDIWQNLYDFPLIEFKKELNEDSFLKNKRLEQLINAGFDIREISPFQKHQLSHQSIWAKFIILQNDRINYSTFEQIFEHSSFFSKVESKDLGKPKLILNFLEKYIY; encoded by the coding sequence ATGAATAAATTAGACTTTTTATCTAAAGATTTGCAGAAGTGGTATTTGAAGAATAAACGCGAATTGCCCTGGAGAGATACCAAAGACCCCTATAAAATATGGCTTTCGGAAATTATCCTTCAACAAACACAGGTTGTACAGGGCCTGCCCTATTATCTGAAATTTGTTAAAAAATATCCTCAAATAGAGGATCTCGCCAATGCCCCGGAGGCCCAATTATTAAGAGATTGGCAAGGCCTTGGGTATTATTCAAGAGCCAGAAATCTCTTGCACTCTGCTCAAATAATCTGCAATGAAATGGAGGGAATCTTCCCGAAACGGTACAATGAAATTATAAAACTCAAAGGTGTTGGAAAATACACTGCGGCGGCCATTGCCTCTTTTGCTTTCAATGAATCGAAAGCCGTGGTAGATGGCAATGTAATACGGGTAATTGCAAGGCTATTTGCGATAAAAGATGCCGTAGATCAAATGCCCGGAATGCGTAAAATTGAAAATCTAGCTGACGAATTAATTGATTCAAAGAGACCGGACCTTCACAATCAGGCGATGATGGAATTGGGTGCAATGATCTGCACGCCAAAAAATCCGAACTGCGAAGCATGTCCTTTTCAGAACCATTGCGAAGCCTATGATCGTAAAATTCAAACCGAATTGCCTCTGAAATCGAAAAAAATAAAAACCCGAAATCGCTATTTCTATTATCTGGTCATTATTTCAAAAGATCAGATCCTAATGAAAAAAAGAGTGGAAAAGGACATTTGGCAAAATTTATACGATTTTCCTTTAATAGAATTTAAAAAGGAATTAAATGAAGATTCTTTCTTAAAAAATAAAAGGCTTGAGCAATTGATTAATGCAGGATTTGACATCCGCGAAATAAGCCCATTTCAAAAACACCAACTTTCACACCAAAGTATTTGGGCTAAATTCATAATTTTGCAAAATGATCGGATAAATTATTCGACTTTTGAACAAATTTTTGAACACAGTTCATTCTTCAGCAAAGTAGAAAGCAAGGATTTGGGCAAACCGAAATTAATTCTTAATTTTTTAGAGAAATACATTTATTAA
- a CDS encoding single-stranded DNA-binding protein: protein MAGVNKVILIGNLGKDPEVRYLESGSVVANIALATTESYKDKNGNRVDNTEWHDLEMWDGLAKIAEQYLKKGSSVYVEGKIKSDTWQDEQGNNRKKTKIRVLNMTMLGGRSDSGTDNTASQTPRTEAPKKEVSPADINQGASDDADDLPF, encoded by the coding sequence ATGGCAGGCGTTAACAAAGTAATTTTAATTGGTAATCTGGGTAAAGATCCCGAAGTAAGATATCTTGAAAGTGGCTCAGTGGTGGCCAATATAGCGCTTGCAACAACCGAGTCCTACAAAGATAAAAATGGCAACAGAGTAGATAATACCGAATGGCACGATCTCGAAATGTGGGACGGGCTGGCCAAAATAGCAGAACAATATCTTAAAAAAGGAAGCTCTGTTTATGTAGAGGGAAAAATTAAATCTGACACCTGGCAGGATGAACAGGGAAATAATCGAAAAAAAACTAAAATACGTGTTTTAAACATGACCATGCTCGGTGGAAGAAGCGATTCGGGAACCGATAATACGGCTTCTCAGACACCCAGAACCGAGGCTCCAAAAAAGGAAGTTAGTCCTGCAGATATCAATCAGGGTGCATCGGATGATGCCGATGATCTACCATTCTAA
- the gldE gene encoding gliding motility-associated protein GldE gives MEGSSLDPGPEQVLVNFAQILFEIDLLFFGFNILVFLFLLLASAIISGSEVAFFSLPKSVLSDLYFSEKKTDKRILELLNRPQRLLATILILNNFINVTMVIYSTYLVWFYFPQQGNSGSILAALTFVVTFLIVFIGELTPKVYANRNNLSFSRFTSGILYVASVVLMPLSYLLTKSSSFIEKRVQKKGFNVSVDKLHRALELTANEDTTVEEKEILKGILNFGQITAKQIMKSRMEILALDEEINYHELLDIINKNGYSRMPVFKETVDDIQGILFIKDLLPHIDEEDNFEWQKLVRKGFFIPETKKIDDLLRDFQEKRVHMAIVVDEYGGTAGLVTLEDVIEEIVGEFNDEFDDEDKTYIKEDESLYTFLGKTPLNDFCRALDIDLNIFEDVKGESESLGGLLLEMFSHLPKVGEKINFKQFQFTVVAVDLKKIKKVKVEILEESAINDQESFSD, from the coding sequence TTGGAAGGCAGCAGTTTAGACCCCGGTCCGGAACAGGTCCTGGTCAATTTCGCGCAAATACTCTTCGAAATTGATCTGTTATTTTTTGGATTCAATATTCTGGTATTCCTATTCCTCTTATTGGCTTCGGCCATTATTTCAGGTTCAGAAGTAGCCTTTTTCTCTTTGCCAAAAAGCGTATTGAGTGACTTGTACTTTAGCGAGAAAAAAACCGACAAGCGGATTTTGGAATTGCTTAATAGGCCACAGCGACTCCTGGCTACCATCCTTATCCTTAATAATTTTATAAATGTGACCATGGTCATTTATTCTACTTACCTTGTGTGGTTTTATTTTCCACAACAGGGCAACAGCGGTTCCATCCTGGCAGCCCTCACATTTGTAGTTACATTTCTGATCGTTTTTATTGGTGAGCTCACACCAAAAGTATATGCCAACAGAAATAATCTGAGTTTTTCCAGGTTTACTTCGGGTATATTATATGTAGCGAGTGTAGTATTAATGCCTTTATCCTACCTTTTGACAAAAAGCTCATCATTTATCGAAAAGCGGGTTCAAAAGAAAGGTTTCAATGTATCGGTAGACAAATTGCATCGCGCCCTCGAACTGACCGCAAATGAAGACACTACCGTTGAGGAAAAAGAAATTTTAAAAGGGATATTAAATTTTGGACAAATCACCGCCAAGCAAATCATGAAGTCCAGAATGGAAATCCTCGCCCTTGATGAGGAAATCAACTATCACGAACTTTTGGACATCATCAATAAAAATGGCTATAGCAGAATGCCGGTCTTTAAAGAAACCGTTGATGATATCCAGGGTATTTTATTCATAAAAGACCTGTTACCTCATATCGATGAAGAAGATAACTTTGAATGGCAGAAACTGGTCCGAAAAGGATTTTTTATTCCTGAAACCAAAAAAATTGATGACTTACTCAGGGATTTTCAGGAAAAACGTGTTCATATGGCCATCGTTGTAGATGAATACGGTGGTACGGCCGGATTGGTAACGCTTGAAGATGTCATCGAAGAAATTGTTGGAGAATTCAACGATGAATTTGATGATGAAGACAAGACTTATATTAAAGAAGATGAAAGTCTATATACATTTTTAGGCAAAACCCCGCTCAATGATTTTTGTAGGGCTCTGGACATAGACCTGAATATTTTTGAAGATGTAAAAGGCGAAAGTGAGTCACTCGGTGGTCTGCTGCTTGAAATGTTTTCGCATTTACCAAAGGTCGGTGAAAAAATCAATTTTAAACAGTTTCAGTTTACTGTCGTCGCTGTTGATCTAAAGAAAATAAAAAAAGTCAAGGTTGAAATCCTTGAAGAATCAGCAATCAATGATCAGGAAAGTTTTTCAGATTAG
- the gldD gene encoding gliding motility lipoprotein GldD, whose product MIRKVFQISIFSVFLFACEGEFTPKQKGYNRIDLPPHHYDSLKGDYPYTFLVSKEAEVRQHSSPYATKDWIDIEYYDFNADMQITYIPIENEAMYRSLINDAYKLTSKHQIKATAIDRVEIKTDNGQSATIFELEGEVPSPMQFYLSDSTKHFLRGAIYFKTATKNDSLAPVIEYLKKDALVLINSLEWKN is encoded by the coding sequence ATGATCAGGAAAGTTTTTCAGATTAGTATTTTTTCGGTTTTTCTATTCGCTTGTGAAGGCGAATTTACACCTAAGCAAAAGGGATATAATCGAATCGATTTACCGCCACATCATTACGACAGCCTGAAGGGTGATTATCCCTATACGTTTTTAGTTTCAAAAGAAGCTGAAGTTCGCCAACACAGCTCCCCTTATGCCACCAAAGACTGGATCGATATTGAATATTACGATTTCAATGCCGATATGCAGATTACCTACATTCCCATTGAAAATGAAGCGATGTACCGGAGTTTGATCAATGATGCCTATAAACTTACTTCAAAACATCAAATCAAAGCCACTGCCATCGACAGGGTGGAAATTAAAACCGATAATGGACAGTCGGCCACCATTTTTGAATTGGAGGGTGAAGTACCGAGTCCAATGCAATTTTACCTTAGCGACAGTACAAAGCATTTTCTTCGCGGTGCGATCTACTTTAAAACGGCCACAAAAAATGATTCTTTAGCTCCGGTAATCGAATACCTCAAAAAAGATGCGCTGGTATTGATCAACAGTCTGGAGTGGAAAAACTAG
- a CDS encoding FAD:protein FMN transferase has translation MKQRKPNWKKSAIYPIVLIVLVLIVYQYRESKKAETYIQIEGNTMGTTYHIKYIDDKKINYKSEIDNLLVDFNQSLSTYISDSEISQFNQSDSIIFRSEFFLPVLIKAKEVYEFSKGAFDPTVMPLVNAWGFGFKNSENIDSTDIDSLMQFVGFEHIIYNENSIKKDTSGVMLDFSAIAKGYGVDLIGEYFEERGIKNYMVEIGGEVRCRGKNNKNSIWLIGIDNPKYNEDGKSLKATVKLENLSLATSGNYRNFYVKEGVKYAHTINPITGYPVDHTLLSASVFSENCMTADAYATAFMVMGTEATIELARELGLMIYLVYSDENGETISYMSDGLRKMIIEN, from the coding sequence ATGAAGCAAAGAAAACCAAATTGGAAAAAGAGCGCGATTTATCCAATTGTTTTGATCGTATTGGTTTTGATCGTTTATCAGTACCGGGAATCCAAAAAAGCGGAAACCTATATCCAGATTGAAGGAAATACCATGGGGACGACCTACCATATTAAATACATTGACGATAAAAAGATCAATTACAAATCAGAAATTGATAATTTATTGGTCGATTTCAATCAATCCCTTTCCACTTATATTTCAGATTCGGAAATATCACAATTCAATCAATCCGACAGTATAATTTTTAGAAGCGAATTTTTTTTACCGGTGCTTATTAAAGCAAAAGAGGTGTATGAATTTTCCAAAGGTGCTTTCGACCCCACTGTTATGCCATTGGTAAATGCATGGGGTTTTGGTTTTAAAAACAGTGAGAACATTGATTCCACAGATATCGATTCGCTCATGCAATTTGTAGGCTTTGAACACATAATTTATAATGAAAATTCCATTAAAAAGGATACAAGCGGTGTTATGCTTGATTTTTCAGCCATTGCGAAAGGTTATGGGGTAGACCTGATTGGGGAGTATTTTGAAGAAAGAGGCATTAAAAATTATATGGTTGAAATAGGCGGTGAGGTAAGATGTAGAGGAAAGAACAATAAAAATAGCATTTGGCTTATTGGAATTGACAATCCCAAATACAACGAAGATGGCAAAAGTCTGAAAGCGACTGTCAAGCTTGAAAATTTGTCATTAGCAACTTCGGGGAATTACAGAAATTTTTATGTCAAAGAAGGCGTGAAGTACGCGCATACCATAAATCCAATTACAGGTTATCCCGTTGATCATACCTTACTCAGCGCTTCGGTTTTTTCAGAAAACTGCATGACGGCCGATGCCTACGCTACTGCTTTTATGGTAATGGGTACGGAAGCAACGATTGAATTAGCTCGGGAACTTGGCCTAATGATTTACCTGGTATACTCCGATGAAAACGGAGAAACCATTTCATACATGTCCGATGGGCTTAGAAAAATGATAATTGAGAACTAG
- the ruvB gene encoding Holliday junction branch migration DNA helicase RuvB — MREDYIQGDKAHMSQEDKELEKALRPLSFDDFQGQEKIVDNLKVFVGAAKMREESLDHVLLHGPPGLGKTTLSHIIANELKSNLKISSGPVLDKPGDLAGLLTNLEPYDVLFIDEIHRLNPVVEEYLYSAMEDYRIDIMLDSGPSARSVQIELNPFTLIGATTRSGLLTAPLRARFGITARLDYYDQELLTKIIKRSCGILETEYDDNAADEIAGRSRGTPRIANNLLRRTRDFALVKGKGKVTFDIARMALEALNVDKAGLDEMDNRILKTIIDKFKGGPVGISTIATACGEETETIEEVYEPYLIKEGYLKRTARGRVCTELSYKHLGIVPPNSTRDLFS, encoded by the coding sequence ATGCGGGAAGATTATATTCAGGGTGATAAAGCTCATATGAGCCAGGAAGATAAAGAGCTTGAAAAAGCACTACGGCCATTGAGTTTTGATGACTTCCAGGGCCAGGAAAAGATCGTTGATAATTTAAAAGTTTTTGTTGGCGCCGCAAAGATGCGTGAAGAATCTCTCGATCACGTTTTATTGCACGGGCCACCGGGCCTGGGGAAAACTACGCTTTCGCATATTATCGCCAATGAGCTTAAATCCAATTTAAAAATTTCTTCCGGACCGGTATTGGATAAGCCGGGAGACCTGGCAGGACTCCTAACCAACCTTGAACCTTATGATGTTTTGTTTATCGATGAAATTCATCGTTTGAATCCTGTGGTAGAAGAATATTTGTATTCTGCCATGGAAGACTACCGCATCGATATTATGTTGGATTCCGGCCCATCTGCCAGATCGGTACAGATTGAATTAAACCCTTTTACCTTGATTGGCGCTACAACGCGTTCCGGTCTTTTAACCGCACCCTTGCGCGCACGTTTCGGTATTACCGCGAGACTTGATTATTACGATCAAGAATTATTGACAAAAATCATCAAAAGATCATGTGGGATTTTGGAAACGGAATACGATGACAACGCAGCCGATGAAATTGCAGGCAGAAGTAGGGGTACCCCAAGAATTGCAAATAATCTTTTGAGAAGAACCAGGGATTTTGCTTTGGTGAAAGGCAAAGGAAAGGTAACTTTTGATATCGCAAGAATGGCACTTGAAGCTCTGAATGTGGATAAAGCCGGATTGGATGAAATGGATAACCGGATACTCAAGACTATAATTGACAAATTCAAAGGAGGTCCCGTTGGTATTTCTACCATTGCAACCGCCTGTGGTGAAGAAACAGAAACCATCGAAGAAGTTTATGAGCCTTATCTGATTAAAGAAGGCTATTTAAAACGCACTGCCAGAGGTCGGGTTTGCACCGAACTCTCATATAAGCATTTGGGAATAGTGCCTCCGAATTCCACTCGCGATCTATTTAGTTAA
- the queG gene encoding tRNA epoxyqueuosine(34) reductase QueG translates to MDSFRKKVRTEQVKKLAINAGFDECGISESGFLEEEAPKLEKWLKAGQHGEMSWMENWFDKRLDTRKLVEESKSVITVLLNYYPKRKQKANSYKISKYAYGKDYHFVVKDKLKSFFESIQKEIGAINGRLFVDSAPVMDRVWAKKAGLGWIGKHTLLINKGAGSYFFIGHIISDLELEADNEIPDFCGDCTRCIDACPTDAISNPYWLDATKCISYLTIELRNEIPDTFKGKMDNWIFGCDICQDVCPWNRFSKYHTTEEFKPLNALMEMSKNEWENLNESKFSELFSRSAVKRTKFKGLKRNIDFAR, encoded by the coding sequence ATGGATTCTTTCCGGAAAAAAGTACGTACCGAGCAAGTCAAAAAACTGGCAATAAATGCAGGATTTGATGAATGTGGGATTTCTGAATCGGGATTTTTAGAGGAAGAGGCACCTAAGCTGGAAAAATGGCTTAAAGCCGGACAACACGGGGAAATGAGCTGGATGGAAAACTGGTTTGACAAAAGGCTGGACACCAGAAAACTGGTAGAAGAATCCAAAAGTGTTATTACTGTTCTCTTAAATTACTATCCTAAAAGAAAACAAAAAGCCAACTCATATAAAATCTCCAAATACGCTTATGGAAAGGATTATCATTTTGTTGTAAAGGATAAATTGAAATCTTTTTTTGAATCCATTCAAAAAGAAATCGGTGCGATTAACGGAAGATTATTTGTGGATTCCGCCCCGGTAATGGATAGGGTCTGGGCAAAAAAAGCAGGCTTGGGCTGGATTGGAAAACATACGCTTTTGATAAATAAAGGTGCCGGATCCTATTTTTTTATAGGACACATCATCTCGGACCTGGAACTCGAAGCAGATAATGAGATTCCTGATTTTTGTGGTGATTGTACACGCTGTATCGATGCCTGCCCTACAGATGCCATCAGCAATCCTTATTGGCTGGATGCAACAAAATGCATTTCCTATTTAACCATTGAGCTGCGCAATGAAATTCCGGATACTTTTAAAGGGAAAATGGATAACTGGATTTTCGGTTGTGATATCTGTCAGGATGTTTGTCCTTGGAATCGATTTTCAAAATATCATACAACAGAAGAATTTAAACCACTTAATGCCCTGATGGAAATGTCGAAAAATGAATGGGAAAATCTAAATGAATCAAAATTCTCAGAACTATTTTCAAGGTCGGCCGTGAAACGTACAAAGTTTAAAGGTTTAAAGCGGAATATTGACTTTGCTCGCTAG
- a CDS encoding BatD family protein has product MRYFTNIILLFFLIFSRSFLQAAPGDVRIELGRNSIAQNQVYTIKIILENENFKAYSDFPEIPGFQKRGTSSSTNTTIVNGKMSVSTSITQNYFPTKQGTFSLAPFKMTINGKTVSSKGTKITVGPPVQNQRRRDPFAWDPFDEFFNQGRSNIEYVDVEADAFFAVTTDKTEVYRGEGFNLTVSFFVAEKNKAQMRFPGDIGNQLNEIIKEIKPANVWEENFGISEIMRKPVKLNGKNYDQYILFQSSYFPLNEKDIVIPPTQLRVIKYKEARTRSFFGSPRQEDEAVFKSKKRRIRVKPLPEHPLKELVSVGNYKLEEDLNGSNLKTGNSFEYSFKIKGQGNIAGINDLQAPQDENFDFYSPSVAQNIQRANNSVGGSKSFNFYAIPKEPGAYDLGDYFSWIFFNPKTEKYDTLKSEIKIEVTGESQKNSYILSNDMGTFYDLIEFQNNKLQAREESIVPKIIYLSLLSLSLLVSIYVYIKK; this is encoded by the coding sequence ATGCGCTATTTTACTAACATAATATTACTATTTTTTCTGATATTTTCCAGATCTTTTTTACAGGCGGCTCCTGGGGATGTACGCATTGAATTGGGCCGAAACAGTATTGCCCAAAATCAGGTTTACACGATTAAAATTATTTTGGAAAATGAAAATTTCAAGGCCTATTCCGACTTTCCGGAAATACCTGGTTTTCAGAAAAGAGGCACCTCCTCAAGTACCAATACTACCATAGTAAATGGAAAAATGTCTGTTTCAACCAGCATTACACAGAATTATTTTCCGACCAAACAAGGAACATTTTCGCTCGCCCCTTTCAAAATGACCATTAATGGTAAAACGGTAAGCTCAAAGGGTACAAAAATTACAGTAGGTCCACCTGTTCAAAATCAGCGGCGGCGCGACCCTTTCGCCTGGGATCCATTTGACGAATTCTTTAACCAGGGCAGAAGCAATATAGAATATGTAGATGTGGAAGCAGATGCCTTCTTTGCAGTCACAACTGATAAAACAGAAGTGTATCGCGGTGAAGGATTCAATTTGACCGTGTCATTTTTTGTAGCCGAGAAAAACAAGGCACAAATGCGATTTCCGGGTGATATTGGCAATCAATTAAACGAAATAATAAAAGAAATAAAACCGGCCAACGTTTGGGAAGAAAATTTTGGAATTAGCGAAATTATGAGAAAACCGGTGAAACTCAATGGTAAAAATTATGATCAATACATTCTATTTCAATCCTCCTATTTTCCATTAAATGAAAAAGACATAGTCATCCCTCCAACACAACTGAGAGTAATAAAATACAAGGAAGCCAGAACCAGAAGTTTCTTTGGTTCTCCCAGACAAGAAGACGAAGCCGTCTTTAAATCGAAAAAAAGGCGGATTCGTGTAAAGCCTTTGCCTGAGCATCCTTTAAAGGAATTGGTAAGTGTGGGTAATTATAAATTGGAGGAAGACCTCAATGGAAGCAATTTAAAAACGGGTAACAGTTTTGAATATTCGTTTAAAATAAAAGGCCAGGGAAATATTGCTGGAATCAATGACCTGCAGGCACCTCAGGATGAGAATTTTGATTTTTATTCACCAAGCGTAGCCCAAAATATTCAAAGGGCGAACAATTCTGTTGGCGGTTCCAAATCATTTAATTTTTATGCCATTCCAAAAGAACCCGGGGCTTATGATTTAGGGGACTATTTTTCATGGATATTTTTTAACCCAAAAACAGAAAAGTACGATACCTTAAAATCTGAAATCAAAATTGAAGTTACAGGTGAAAGTCAAAAAAACTCCTATATTTTATCGAATGATATGGGTACATTTTACGATCTCATTGAGTTTCAAAATAATAAATTACAAGCCAGGGAAGAATCAATTGTTCCAAAAATCATTTACCTTTCTCTGCTAAGTCTGAGTCTTTTGGTCAGTATTTATGTTTACATTAAAAAATAA
- the aroC gene encoding chorismate synthase produces MSNSLGRILKLTTFGESHGEGLGFILDGFPAGVSIDIGKIEREMARRKPGQSKLTSQRKENDGIKILSGIKDGISLGTPISVYIENRDKKSKDYDHLEHNYRPGHADYTYEQKYGIREHRGGGRSSARETANWVAAGAIAAQLLDNTEIQIHSFVKQIGNISTQLKNDEIDYSSIDSNMVRCPDQPIAEKMISHLESVRKEGDTLGGIIRCVVKNMPIGLGEPVFNKLQSALAQAMMSINAAKGFQYGSGFESAQMKGSEHNDIYEKRDNVLKTKTNNAGGIQGGISNGENLYFDVAFKPISTIMKDQPSVNDSGEEVILKGKGRHDPCVVPRAVPIVDALTAFVLADFYLLSRISKI; encoded by the coding sequence ATGTCGAATTCCCTCGGTAGGATACTAAAACTCACAACTTTTGGCGAATCTCACGGTGAAGGCCTTGGTTTTATACTGGATGGTTTTCCGGCAGGAGTCAGCATTGACATCGGCAAAATCGAGAGGGAAATGGCGAGAAGAAAACCCGGACAATCGAAACTTACTTCCCAAAGAAAAGAAAACGATGGCATCAAAATTCTGAGTGGAATAAAAGATGGCATCAGTCTCGGTACCCCCATATCCGTTTATATTGAAAACAGAGATAAGAAATCAAAGGATTACGATCATTTAGAACATAATTACCGACCGGGGCATGCCGATTATACCTATGAACAAAAATACGGTATCAGAGAGCATCGCGGTGGCGGAAGAAGTTCGGCCCGTGAAACCGCCAACTGGGTAGCTGCTGGTGCTATTGCTGCCCAATTGCTGGACAATACGGAAATTCAAATCCATTCTTTTGTAAAACAAATTGGCAATATTTCTACTCAACTAAAAAACGATGAAATTGACTACAGCTCAATCGATTCCAACATGGTCAGGTGTCCGGATCAGCCAATAGCCGAAAAAATGATCAGTCATTTGGAGTCCGTTCGCAAGGAAGGTGATACACTTGGAGGCATAATTCGATGTGTGGTGAAAAATATGCCTATTGGTCTTGGAGAGCCGGTATTTAATAAATTACAATCTGCTTTGGCCCAGGCCATGATGAGCATAAATGCAGCAAAGGGTTTTCAATATGGATCTGGCTTCGAATCTGCCCAAATGAAAGGATCCGAGCACAATGATATATACGAGAAAAGAGATAATGTCCTAAAAACCAAAACCAATAATGCCGGTGGAATTCAGGGTGGTATCAGCAATGGAGAAAATTTATATTTCGATGTCGCCTTTAAACCGATTTCTACGATAATGAAAGATCAACCAAGTGTTAATGATAGCGGTGAAGAGGTAATATTAAAAGGAAAGGGACGACATGACCCATGTGTGGTACCGAGAGCTGTTCCCATTGTAGATGCACTTACCGCCTTTGTTCTTGCAGATTTTTACTTACTTAGCAGGATTTCAAAAATTTGA